In Paracoccus fistulariae, a single window of DNA contains:
- a CDS encoding phosphoribosylanthranilate isomerase encodes MAQVKICGLRDADNVDAAIRAGAQYLGFVFFPKSPRAVTPEQAGALVQDIPAGTARVGLFVNPDDAQLTGTLAHAPLDIIQLHGQESPERVAQVKDLTGLPVMKAIGVSGPQDLGALIDYGLVADMLLVDAKAPKDADLPGGNGIAFDWRLLVGRKWLRPWLLAGGLTPYNVAEAIRLTGARAVDVSSGVESQPGVKDPALIRSFIKAAG; translated from the coding sequence ATGGCCCAGGTCAAGATCTGCGGGCTTCGCGATGCCGATAATGTCGATGCCGCGATCAGGGCGGGCGCGCAATATCTGGGCTTTGTGTTCTTTCCGAAATCGCCGCGCGCAGTGACGCCCGAACAGGCGGGCGCGCTGGTGCAGGATATCCCGGCCGGAACCGCGCGTGTCGGGCTGTTCGTCAATCCCGACGATGCGCAGCTGACCGGCACATTGGCCCATGCACCGCTGGACATCATCCAGCTTCACGGTCAGGAAAGCCCCGAGCGTGTCGCGCAGGTCAAGGATCTGACAGGCCTGCCGGTGATGAAGGCCATCGGCGTCTCTGGCCCGCAGGATCTGGGTGCGCTGATCGATTACGGGCTGGTTGCCGATATGCTGCTGGTCGATGCCAAGGCCCCCAAGGATGCGGATCTGCCCGGGGGCAATGGCATCGCCTTTGACTGGCGGTTGCTGGTGGGGCGCAAATGGCTGCGCCCCTGGCTGCTGGCCGGCGGGCTGACCCCGTATAATGTGGCCGAGGCGATCCGGCTGACCGGCGCGCGGGCGGTCGATGTCTCGTCCGGCGTGGAAAGCCAGCCCGGGGTCAAGGATCCGGCACTGATCCGCAGTTTCATCAAGGCCGCGGGGTAA